In Rhea pennata isolate bPtePen1 chromosome 34, bPtePen1.pri, whole genome shotgun sequence, one genomic interval encodes:
- the DDAH2 gene encoding N(G),N(G)-dimethylarginine dimethylaminohydrolase 2, whose product MAAPGALGRYSHAVVRALPEVPGAAGPGGPLDLAKAQRQLGVFTGILRQPLGLQVVALPPAAPCAVLLEDLAVLQGDTALLTRPWEPARRDELGSVRAVLEELRLRVVAVTDEGATLDGSDVLFTGREFFVGISRWTNHRGAEMVADTFRDFAVSTVPVGGGGHLKSFCSMAAPDTIAIGSSEAARHAMKAMEQLSDHGYGRLSVPDDPAGNCLFARLGAGGCALVHRSPEEFPQSLQPFQKLPGCTLVPASCSEVAKLGGALSSCALLVNTRPEA is encoded by the exons ATggcagcgccgggcgcgctGGGTCGCTACAGCCATGCAGTGGTGCGGGCGCTGCCCGAGGTGCCGGGGGCTGCAGGCCCAGGAGGGCCGCTGGACCTGGCCAAGGCGCAGCGGCAGCTCGGCGTCTTCACGGGAATCCTGCGGCAGCCGCTGGGGCTGCAGGTGGTGGCGCTGCCGCCAGCGGCCCCCTGCGCGGTGCTGCTGGAGGACCTGGCCGTGCTGCAGGGCGACACTGCGCTGCTCACCCGGCCCTGGGAGCCCGCCCGGCGCGACGAG TTGGGCAGTGTCCGGGCAGTGCTGGAGGAGCTACGGCTGCGTGTGGTGGCGGTGACGGACGAGGGGGCAACGCTGGACGGCAGCGACGTCCTCTTCACTG GCCGCGAATTCTTTGTGGGCATCTCCCGCTGGACCAACCACCGCGGTGCTGAGATGGTTGCCGACACTTTCCGG GACTTCGCAGTCTCCACGGTGCCagtggggggcggggggcaccTGAAGAGCTTCTGCAGCATGGCCGCCCCCGACACCATCGCTATCGGCAGCAGTGAGGCCGCCCGGCATGCCATGAAG GCCATGGAGCAGCTCTCGGATCACGGCTACGGGCGGCTCTCGGTGCCCGACGACCCGGCCGGCAACTGCCTCTTCGCCCGCCTGGGCGCCGGCGGCTGCGCCCTGGTGCACCGCAGCCCCGAGGAGTTCCCGCAGAGCCTGCag ccCTTCCAGAAGCTGCCGGGCTGCACGCTGGTGCCAGCGTCCTGCTCCGAGGTGGCCAAGCTGGGGGGGGCCCTCAGCTCCTGCGCCCTCCTGGTGAACACCCGCCCCGAGGCCTGA